The Natrinema amylolyticum genome includes the window TGATATCATGGACGTCGACATCATCTCCGAAACGGAGAACCCCATGTTGCATCGAACGGACGTGACCTTCGAACTCGTCCACGAGGACGCCACGCCCTCCCGTCTGCAGGTCCGCGACAGTCTCGCGGCGAAGCTGAACAAGGACGCCGACGAGGTCGTCATCCGCAAACTCGACACCAAGTTCGGAATGCGCAAGACCGTCGGACAGGCGAAGGTCTACGAGACCGACGACTACGCCCGCGAGGTCGAGCAAGACCACATGCTCGAGCGAAACAAGATCGGCGCTGACGAAGAGGCCGAAGCGGAGGAAGCATAAAATGGCGCGACACGAACTCTACGGCGACGACGGGAGCACCGAGGGCGAACTGTGCCCCCGCTGTGGCGA containing:
- a CDS encoding 30S ribosomal protein S24e; the protein is MDVDIISETENPMLHRTDVTFELVHEDATPSRLQVRDSLAAKLNKDADEVVIRKLDTKFGMRKTVGQAKVYETDDYAREVEQDHMLERNKIGADEEAEAEEA
- a CDS encoding 30S ribosomal protein S27ae; protein product: MARHELYGDDGSTEGELCPRCGDVFLADHGDRKHCGKCSYTEWE